A stretch of the Arthrobacter sp. PAMC 25486 genome encodes the following:
- the orn gene encoding oligoribonuclease — MAITNERIVWIDCEMTGLDEVNDALIEVAALVTDSELNILGEGIDVVIKPSDEALAQMGDFVRNMHTSSKLLDELAGGTTMEDAQAQVLAYIRKYVPVANKAPLAGNSIGTDKVFLSRDMPELVEHLHYRVIDVSTIKELSRRWYARAYFHSPAKTGNHRALGDIKDSINELKYYREAVFVPAPGPDTPTAKKISAKYTA, encoded by the coding sequence GTGGCTATTACTAATGAACGCATTGTATGGATTGACTGTGAAATGACCGGTCTGGATGAGGTTAACGACGCCCTGATCGAGGTGGCAGCGCTTGTCACCGACTCCGAATTAAACATTTTGGGTGAGGGCATTGACGTTGTCATCAAGCCCAGCGACGAGGCATTGGCGCAGATGGGCGACTTTGTGCGCAACATGCACACCTCCTCGAAACTGCTTGACGAGTTGGCCGGCGGCACCACCATGGAGGATGCGCAGGCCCAGGTGCTGGCGTACATCCGCAAGTACGTGCCAGTGGCCAACAAGGCCCCCCTGGCTGGCAACTCGATCGGCACGGACAAGGTCTTCCTCTCCCGCGACATGCCCGAACTTGTGGAACACCTGCACTACCGCGTCATCGACGTCTCCACCATCAAGGAACTCTCCCGCCGCTGGTATGCACGCGCCTACTTCCACTCACCGGCCAAGACAGGCAACCACCGCGCACTTGGCGACATCAAGGACAGCATCAACGAACTCAAGTACTACCGTGAAGCTGTCTTTGTGCCGGCACCGGGCCCGGACACACCCACCGCAAAGAAGATCTCAGCAAAGTACACGGCCTAA
- a CDS encoding acyltransferase domain-containing protein: MTPRTALSPELTLDILGIAPEDRTDCLSLLEGQAAPAVEIVLAHLTARLGSADDSNPELGTPEIPVTEMDWISAMLRFAPEVLAWHADRGIPADISHATVADLGRNMAINRRVHNRFGMDTYKWLNHVFSGRIYQLGRLQYLIHQPSAEIPGVGAGEWILGVHIPEGGGLGADAVNGSLALATGFFAEHFPEKPVRTANCESWLLDPYLSEHLDSASNIAQFAALFTPYGTPRDEPTDAVYFTFRTRSMEHLSELPRTTALQQVVLNRIDAGGAWQLGFGFLRLPR; this comes from the coding sequence ATGACCCCGCGCACCGCCTTGAGCCCCGAGCTGACCCTGGACATTTTGGGCATCGCCCCGGAAGACCGCACCGACTGCCTCTCACTCCTGGAGGGTCAGGCCGCACCGGCGGTCGAGATCGTGCTGGCTCATTTGACGGCCCGTTTGGGCAGCGCGGATGACTCCAACCCGGAGCTCGGAACCCCCGAAATCCCCGTCACCGAGATGGACTGGATCTCCGCCATGCTCCGGTTTGCGCCCGAGGTCCTGGCGTGGCACGCCGACCGCGGCATTCCCGCGGACATCTCGCACGCCACCGTGGCCGACCTTGGCCGCAACATGGCCATCAATCGCCGCGTCCACAACCGCTTTGGCATGGACACCTACAAGTGGCTCAACCATGTCTTCTCCGGCCGCATCTACCAGCTGGGCCGCCTGCAGTACCTGATCCACCAGCCCTCCGCCGAGATTCCCGGTGTCGGCGCAGGCGAATGGATCCTGGGCGTGCACATTCCCGAAGGCGGCGGCCTCGGCGCGGATGCCGTCAACGGGAGCCTGGCGCTGGCCACCGGCTTCTTCGCCGAACACTTCCCGGAAAAGCCTGTCCGGACCGCCAATTGCGAGTCCTGGCTGCTGGACCCCTACCTCTCCGAGCACCTCGACTCGGCCTCCAACATTGCCCAATTTGCCGCGCTCTTCACCCCGTACGGCACACCCCGCGACGAGCCCACCGACGCCGTCTACTTCACGTTCCGCACCCGCAGCATGGAGCACCTTTCCGAGCTGCCGCGCACGACGGCGTTGCAACAGGTTGTCCTGAACCGCATCGATGCCGGAGGTGCTTGGCAGCTGGGGTTTGGATTTCTCCGACTCCCCCGCTGA
- a CDS encoding peptide chain release factor 3: MSSPAQSPARATEISGQAERRRTFAVISHPDAGKSTLTEALALHAKVIGTAGATNGKSNRKDTISDWQQMEKDRGISISSAALQFSYRDTVINLLDTPGHADFSEDTYRVLAAVDCAVMLIDAGKGLETQTMKLFEVCRQRNLPIITVINKWDRPGLDPLELMDEITERTGLTPMPLTWAIGIAGDFRGVWDVRRNEFAKFARNSSGAQIALTEYLTPEQAAESEGDAWTDSTDEASLVVDEANPLDLDAFYAGKATPLLFSSAALNFGVKQILDTLVDFAPPAAPRADIEGNDRPVDAPFSGFVFKVQAGMNQAHRDHVAFVRVCSGMFERGMVVTQTRTGKSFATKYAQQVFGRDREVIDTAFPGDVVGLVNASALRVGDSLFVEESVEYPAIPLFAPEHFQVARSKDPSKYKQFRRGIEQLEHEGVIQVLRSDLRGDQAPVLAAVGPMQFEVVEDRMHHDFNAPMRLERLPYSLARLTTADATAVLANLHGAEVLERSDGEFLALFNDIWAMRRVEKNNPDLPLTEIGTSMQK; encoded by the coding sequence GTGTCCTCTCCGGCCCAGTCCCCCGCCCGCGCCACCGAAATTTCCGGCCAGGCGGAGCGTCGCAGAACGTTCGCCGTCATCTCCCACCCCGATGCTGGCAAATCCACGCTGACCGAGGCCCTTGCCCTGCACGCGAAGGTGATTGGCACGGCTGGCGCCACGAACGGCAAGTCGAACCGCAAGGACACGATCTCGGACTGGCAGCAGATGGAGAAGGACCGCGGCATCTCGATCAGCTCGGCGGCGCTGCAGTTCTCCTACCGAGACACCGTCATCAACCTGCTTGACACCCCCGGCCACGCCGACTTCTCGGAAGACACCTACCGTGTGCTGGCCGCCGTCGACTGCGCCGTCATGCTCATCGACGCGGGCAAGGGCCTGGAAACGCAGACCATGAAACTGTTCGAGGTCTGCCGCCAGCGCAACCTGCCGATCATCACGGTGATCAACAAGTGGGACCGCCCGGGCCTTGACCCGCTGGAACTCATGGACGAGATCACCGAACGCACGGGCCTGACGCCCATGCCGTTGACTTGGGCGATCGGCATTGCCGGCGATTTTCGCGGCGTGTGGGACGTCCGACGCAACGAGTTCGCCAAGTTTGCCCGCAACAGCTCAGGCGCCCAGATCGCGCTGACCGAATACCTCACGCCCGAGCAGGCTGCCGAGTCCGAGGGCGACGCCTGGACGGACTCCACCGACGAGGCCTCCCTGGTGGTGGACGAGGCCAACCCGCTGGACCTGGACGCGTTCTACGCCGGCAAGGCCACCCCTTTGTTGTTCTCCTCCGCCGCCCTGAACTTTGGTGTCAAGCAGATTCTGGACACCCTGGTCGATTTCGCCCCGCCGGCAGCACCCCGCGCCGACATCGAAGGCAACGACCGCCCCGTTGATGCCCCGTTCTCCGGCTTTGTGTTCAAGGTCCAGGCCGGCATGAACCAGGCGCACCGCGACCACGTCGCCTTCGTCCGGGTCTGCTCCGGCATGTTTGAGCGCGGCATGGTCGTCACCCAGACGCGTACCGGCAAGTCTTTTGCCACCAAGTACGCCCAGCAGGTCTTTGGCCGTGACCGCGAGGTCATCGACACCGCCTTCCCGGGTGACGTCGTCGGACTTGTTAACGCCTCAGCCCTGCGCGTGGGCGACAGCCTGTTCGTCGAGGAGTCGGTGGAGTACCCGGCCATCCCACTGTTCGCACCCGAACACTTCCAGGTGGCACGCTCCAAGGACCCCAGCAAGTACAAGCAGTTCCGCCGCGGCATCGAACAGCTCGAGCACGAGGGCGTCATCCAGGTGCTCCGCTCTGACCTGCGCGGCGATCAGGCCCCCGTCCTGGCCGCCGTCGGCCCCATGCAGTTCGAGGTGGTCGAGGACCGCATGCACCACGACTTCAACGCACCCATGCGACTGGAGCGCCTCCCCTACTCCCTCGCCAGATTGACGACGGCGGACGCAACAGCCGTACTGGCCAACCTCCATGGTGCTGAGGTGCTTGAGCGCTCCGACGGTGAGTTCCTGGCGCTGTTCAATGACATTTGGGCCATGCGTCGCGTGGAAAAGAACAACCCCGACCTGCCGCTGACCGAAATCGGCACCTCGATGCAGAAGTAG
- the def gene encoding peptide deformylase → MTIRPVTILGEPVLHRRADEVKAFDEELKSLVADMYETMEAANGVGLAAPQIGVGLRIFTYKMENDDDVPARGVVVNPTLTVGKISGNAPDPDDEVEGCLSVPGIDFPLKRAEWVRVRGFDVDGNPLDFEATGWFARCMQHEYDHLDGKLYVDRLNARFGKKARRAAKSNGWGVAGLTWMPGVDPDPFGH, encoded by the coding sequence ATGACCATCCGCCCCGTGACCATCTTGGGTGAGCCTGTGCTCCACCGCCGCGCAGATGAGGTCAAGGCCTTTGACGAGGAACTTAAATCCCTCGTGGCTGACATGTACGAGACCATGGAGGCCGCCAATGGCGTTGGCCTGGCAGCCCCGCAGATTGGTGTTGGCCTGCGGATTTTCACCTACAAGATGGAGAACGACGACGACGTCCCCGCCCGGGGCGTTGTGGTGAACCCAACGCTCACGGTTGGCAAGATCTCCGGCAACGCCCCCGACCCTGACGACGAGGTTGAGGGCTGCCTGTCCGTGCCCGGCATCGACTTCCCCCTGAAGCGGGCCGAATGGGTGCGCGTGCGCGGCTTTGACGTTGACGGCAACCCCCTCGACTTTGAGGCGACCGGCTGGTTTGCCCGCTGCATGCAGCACGAATACGACCACCTCGACGGCAAGCTCTACGTCGATCGGCTTAATGCCCGCTTCGGAAAAAAGGCCAGGCGGGCGGCCAAGTCCAACGGCTGGGGCGTTGCGGGCCTGACCTGGATGCCGGGTGTGGATCCGGATCCGTTCGGCCACTAG
- a CDS encoding sugar porter family MFS transporter, whose translation MSSNATPKPASSTIPRKVIGLAVAGAVGGFLFGFDSSVVNGAVDALQGEFKLGDALTGFAVAVALLGCAVGAYLAGRIADAKGRIPTMKLGGILFLVSALGTGLAFGVADLIFWRFVGGLGIGLASVIAPAYISEISPRKHRGRLASLQQLAITIGIFAALLSNALFANGAGGAAQELWFGLPAWRWMFLAAAVPAVVYFAIAMVLPESPRFLVIKGRDEEAARVFKTIAPDDDTERSIREIKDAVKEDSLSAGKGSLRGKRFGLLPVVWIGIVLSMLQQFVGINVIFYYSTTLWQAVGFQEKDSLTISVVTAVVNILVTLVAIALVDRIGRRPILLTGSIGMAVSLGTMALAFSAADGSGTDISLPGAWGPVALVAANVFVVSFGASWGPLVWVLLGEIFPSRIRARALGLAAAAQWIANFLITLTFPAMAAASLPLTYGIYAVFAAASFFFVMFKIPETNGMSLEQAETLFVKKPKLGTQP comes from the coding sequence ATGTCCAGCAACGCCACGCCGAAACCGGCATCATCCACCATCCCCCGCAAAGTCATCGGACTTGCTGTGGCCGGGGCGGTGGGAGGCTTCCTTTTCGGCTTCGATTCCTCCGTTGTCAACGGTGCCGTCGATGCCCTCCAGGGCGAATTCAAACTGGGCGATGCGCTCACGGGGTTCGCCGTCGCCGTCGCACTTCTTGGTTGCGCGGTGGGCGCCTACCTGGCAGGGCGGATCGCCGACGCCAAGGGCCGGATCCCCACCATGAAACTGGGCGGCATCCTGTTCCTCGTCAGTGCACTAGGCACCGGCCTGGCGTTCGGTGTTGCCGACCTGATCTTCTGGCGGTTCGTAGGCGGGCTGGGAATTGGCCTCGCCTCGGTCATCGCCCCGGCGTATATCTCCGAAATTTCCCCGCGCAAGCACCGCGGCCGGCTCGCCTCCCTGCAGCAATTGGCCATCACGATCGGTATTTTTGCAGCGCTCCTCTCCAACGCCCTCTTCGCCAACGGGGCAGGCGGTGCGGCCCAGGAGCTGTGGTTTGGACTGCCGGCCTGGCGCTGGATGTTCCTGGCCGCCGCGGTTCCTGCCGTTGTGTACTTTGCGATCGCCATGGTGCTGCCGGAATCACCGCGTTTCCTGGTCATCAAGGGTCGGGATGAGGAAGCGGCCCGGGTCTTCAAAACCATTGCCCCGGATGACGACACCGAACGCAGCATCCGCGAAATCAAGGACGCCGTCAAGGAAGATTCCCTCTCTGCAGGGAAGGGCTCCTTGCGCGGGAAGCGTTTTGGCCTGTTGCCGGTGGTGTGGATCGGCATCGTGTTGTCCATGCTGCAGCAGTTCGTGGGCATCAACGTCATCTTCTACTACTCCACGACCTTATGGCAGGCGGTCGGCTTCCAGGAGAAGGATTCGCTGACCATTTCGGTGGTCACCGCCGTCGTCAACATTCTGGTGACCCTTGTGGCCATCGCGCTCGTCGACAGAATCGGCCGACGCCCCATCCTGCTGACCGGCTCCATCGGCATGGCCGTGTCGCTGGGCACCATGGCTCTGGCCTTCTCCGCGGCTGACGGTTCCGGGACCGACATCAGCCTGCCCGGCGCATGGGGCCCTGTCGCTCTGGTTGCCGCGAACGTGTTTGTTGTCAGCTTCGGCGCCTCGTGGGGCCCGCTGGTGTGGGTGCTGCTGGGTGAGATCTTCCCCTCCCGCATCCGCGCTCGCGCCCTCGGCTTGGCCGCTGCAGCACAGTGGATCGCCAACTTCCTGATCACCTTGACGTTCCCGGCCATGGCTGCCGCCTCCCTGCCGCTGACCTACGGCATCTATGCGGTGTTTGCGGCGGCGTCGTTCTTCTTCGTCATGTTCAAGATCCCTGAGACAAACGGCATGTCGCTGGAACAGGCAGAAACGCTGTTCGTGAAGAAGCCCAAGCTCGGCACACAGCCCTAA
- a CDS encoding putative protein N(5)-glutamine methyltransferase: MEQSTALTAGQLIVALRLAGCVHAEEEAAILLEAARPTAGSAEDAVACPGTAAAAGPGDRLAQMLEQRRQGIPLEHIVGWAEFCGRRVAVVPGVFVPRKRSEFLVEQALAVLAHSVRADTDTDAVAAPLRPVIVDLCCGTGALGAAIACALPECELHAADIDATAVACAAGNIAPFGGRAHCGDLFAALPKHLRGRIDVIVANAPYVPAAAIAFMPQEARLHEPDIALNGGADGLALHRRIAEQAGAWLRPGGTVLLECSEKQASRSAAILAGHGFVTGTAVSEALDGVVVTAH; the protein is encoded by the coding sequence ATGGAGCAAAGCACTGCATTGACAGCCGGGCAACTGATTGTTGCCCTGCGCCTGGCCGGATGCGTCCATGCGGAGGAAGAAGCAGCGATCCTGCTGGAAGCAGCCCGGCCGACGGCAGGTTCGGCGGAGGACGCTGTGGCCTGCCCGGGAACCGCCGCGGCAGCTGGCCCGGGGGACAGGCTGGCCCAGATGCTGGAACAGCGCAGGCAGGGAATCCCGCTGGAACACATTGTGGGGTGGGCGGAGTTTTGCGGGCGGCGCGTCGCCGTGGTCCCGGGCGTGTTTGTGCCGCGCAAGCGCAGCGAGTTCCTTGTGGAACAGGCCCTCGCGGTGCTCGCCCATTCAGTCCGGGCTGACACCGACACTGACGCCGTCGCCGCACCGCTGCGGCCGGTGATTGTGGACCTCTGCTGCGGCACCGGGGCGCTCGGTGCCGCCATCGCCTGCGCGCTGCCGGAGTGTGAGCTGCATGCGGCCGACATTGACGCCACAGCCGTTGCCTGTGCCGCGGGCAACATTGCACCCTTTGGCGGGCGCGCCCATTGTGGCGACCTCTTTGCCGCGCTGCCGAAACACCTGCGGGGGCGCATCGACGTGATCGTGGCCAACGCCCCGTACGTTCCCGCAGCCGCCATTGCCTTCATGCCACAAGAGGCGCGGCTGCATGAGCCCGACATCGCGCTCAACGGCGGGGCTGACGGGCTTGCGCTGCACCGCAGGATCGCCGAACAGGCCGGTGCCTGGCTGCGTCCCGGTGGAACAGTGCTCCTTGAATGCAGCGAAAAGCAGGCCTCGCGTAGTGCCGCCATCCTGGCTGGTCATGGATTTGTGACGGGCACGGCAGTCAGCGAGGCTCTGGACGGCGTCGTAGTCACGGCCCACTGA
- a CDS encoding alpha/beta fold hydrolase, with product MHVDITGSGQPILFLHGGGVSGWMWRPVLRHLAGAFRAIVPDLPGHGQSRGMDYVSHDETVAQLAGLIREVAPSGVGLIGFSLGAQLAMRLASEHPELVRGAVIVSGEARPAPLQSTTMALLKWAAPLARREWFARLQAKQLSVPDDLLGEYVRDSQGISRVTLLSSVGENIRFTLPGAWSAFHGGTTVMVGAKERPLMRDSARLIHEALDGSRLVVVPNAAHDVPFTHPELLADVIRQQLAV from the coding sequence ATGCACGTTGACATCACAGGCAGCGGGCAACCTATTCTCTTCCTCCATGGCGGCGGCGTTTCCGGCTGGATGTGGCGCCCCGTTCTCAGGCACCTGGCTGGCGCGTTCCGTGCCATCGTTCCCGATCTCCCTGGCCACGGGCAAAGCCGTGGCATGGACTATGTCTCCCACGATGAGACCGTTGCCCAGTTGGCCGGGCTGATCCGCGAGGTGGCTCCCTCGGGAGTGGGGCTTATTGGATTTTCGCTTGGCGCACAGTTGGCGATGCGACTCGCCAGCGAACATCCCGAACTCGTTCGTGGAGCCGTCATCGTCAGCGGAGAGGCCCGGCCGGCCCCGCTGCAGAGCACAACCATGGCGCTGTTGAAGTGGGCTGCTCCCCTGGCGCGGCGGGAGTGGTTCGCCCGTTTGCAGGCGAAACAGCTTTCCGTGCCGGATGACCTGCTGGGCGAGTATGTGCGCGACAGCCAGGGCATCAGCCGCGTCACCCTGCTGTCGAGCGTCGGCGAGAACATCCGGTTCACCTTGCCCGGCGCTTGGAGCGCGTTTCACGGCGGCACAACCGTCATGGTCGGGGCCAAGGAACGCCCCCTCATGCGCGACTCTGCCCGGCTCATCCACGAAGCACTCGATGGCAGCCGGCTCGTGGTCGTGCCCAACGCCGCACACGATGTCCCGTTCACCCATCCAGAGTTGCTCGCTGATGTGATTCGCCAACAACTCGCTGTGTGA
- a CDS encoding DNA alkylation repair protein, whose translation MTSPEPAGIPGPANAAFLQALGQALNEVAIPEKAEGMAAYMKSAMPFLGVPSPAVRRTVRSLARTHPFSGADQLLATAMELWATAQHREERYAAIMLTDSRLGRGEARLLPLYAVVIETGQWWDFVDAVAPRLCELLQVERGMMESLLREWSVHPNFWFRRAAIIAQLPAKGATDVQLLRDVIEPNLADREFFIRKAIGWALRQHARTDPGWVLRFVAEHELSPLSRREALKHL comes from the coding sequence ATGACTTCCCCTGAACCGGCCGGCATCCCGGGCCCCGCCAACGCGGCTTTTCTCCAGGCGTTGGGACAGGCACTGAACGAGGTTGCCATCCCGGAAAAGGCTGAGGGCATGGCTGCCTACATGAAATCCGCCATGCCGTTCCTCGGGGTCCCCTCGCCCGCTGTGCGCCGGACGGTGCGCTCGCTGGCCCGCACCCACCCGTTTTCCGGGGCCGACCAGCTGCTCGCGACCGCCATGGAGTTGTGGGCCACCGCCCAACACCGTGAAGAACGCTATGCCGCCATCATGCTCACCGACTCACGCCTGGGCAGGGGTGAGGCGCGGCTCCTGCCCTTGTACGCCGTCGTTATTGAGACAGGGCAATGGTGGGATTTTGTTGATGCGGTTGCGCCGCGCCTGTGTGAACTGCTGCAAGTTGAGCGCGGGATGATGGAGTCGCTGCTGCGGGAGTGGAGTGTGCATCCGAACTTTTGGTTCCGGCGTGCCGCGATCATTGCCCAGCTTCCGGCCAAGGGCGCCACGGATGTGCAGCTGCTGCGCGACGTGATTGAACCAAACCTGGCCGACAGGGAATTCTTTATCCGCAAGGCGATCGGCTGGGCGCTGCGCCAACATGCCAGGACCGATCCCGGCTGGGTGCTCCGTTTTGTCGCGGAACACGAACTCAGCCCGCTGTCACGGCGCGAGGCGCTCAAGCACCTGTAA
- a CDS encoding glycosyltransferase family 87 protein translates to MSTESFFAALTRARNKVLSARLQTWLKTPRGMWTVFAAVHAVFLLLAGILSLFGQAFSDTEIYRVWASVGFDGDRVLGPSPWVYPILALIPMAIAHLFGEAPFLFIWVLMIAALNTLAVGKLTNWGRKTEAIPAALWWIGFTTLLAWLGFARVDGITAPVVLIALSFGVGRPFLSSAILSIATWTKVWPAAVVLALFTVVKQRVQVVLAGMLVTAAVVALALGVGAVPKLLNFLLEQGDRGMQLEATFTTPWLWMSVLGIDGSQMYMNHDINSMQVDGPGSALMSVLMQPLLIGAALLVAGLIFWALHTGKGNGGADRTALLLFGSLALTTAFVVFNKVGSPQFMVWLAPAVAVGLSYQWKAWRVPATMLIGVGILTFFIYPLFYDALSHNNPLMALVLTMRNGLLVVLFIWSIRQLVLMGRNPSLIPRHSPAMLDDEEPSSAV, encoded by the coding sequence ATTTCCACGGAATCGTTTTTTGCCGCACTCACCCGGGCCCGCAACAAGGTGTTGTCCGCACGCCTCCAGACCTGGCTGAAAACCCCGCGCGGCATGTGGACCGTCTTTGCCGCCGTGCATGCAGTGTTCCTGCTGCTCGCCGGCATTCTTTCCCTGTTCGGGCAGGCGTTCAGCGACACCGAGATCTACCGGGTGTGGGCGTCCGTCGGCTTTGACGGGGACCGGGTCCTGGGCCCCAGCCCCTGGGTGTACCCCATCCTCGCGTTGATCCCCATGGCCATCGCGCATCTCTTCGGAGAGGCACCCTTCCTCTTTATCTGGGTACTCATGATCGCTGCACTGAACACCCTAGCCGTGGGCAAGCTCACCAACTGGGGCCGGAAAACCGAGGCCATCCCGGCTGCACTGTGGTGGATTGGCTTCACCACCCTGCTGGCCTGGCTGGGCTTTGCCCGCGTCGACGGGATCACGGCACCGGTGGTGCTGATCGCCCTCTCCTTCGGCGTGGGACGCCCGTTCCTCAGCTCTGCCATCCTCAGCATCGCGACATGGACGAAAGTCTGGCCGGCCGCCGTCGTGCTGGCGCTTTTCACCGTGGTGAAGCAGCGTGTCCAGGTGGTGCTGGCAGGAATGCTCGTCACGGCGGCCGTCGTGGCCCTGGCGCTCGGTGTCGGTGCGGTGCCCAAGCTGCTGAATTTCCTGCTGGAACAGGGCGACCGCGGCATGCAGCTGGAGGCGACGTTCACCACGCCGTGGCTCTGGATGAGCGTCCTGGGCATTGACGGATCCCAGATGTACATGAACCATGACATCAACTCCATGCAGGTTGACGGTCCGGGCTCGGCGCTGATGAGTGTGCTCATGCAGCCGCTGCTGATCGGTGCCGCCCTGCTCGTGGCCGGGCTCATTTTCTGGGCGCTGCACACCGGCAAGGGCAATGGCGGTGCGGACCGGACGGCGCTGCTGCTTTTTGGCTCACTGGCGCTGACCACGGCGTTCGTCGTGTTCAACAAGGTGGGCTCCCCGCAGTTCATGGTGTGGCTGGCGCCGGCCGTGGCCGTGGGGCTGTCGTACCAGTGGAAGGCCTGGCGGGTCCCGGCCACCATGCTGATCGGCGTGGGCATCCTGACGTTCTTCATCTACCCGCTGTTTTACGATGCGCTCTCCCACAACAATCCGCTCATGGCGCTGGTGCTGACCATGCGCAACGGGCTGCTGGTGGTCCTGTTCATCTGGAGCATCCGCCAGCTGGTCCTGATGGGCCGCAATCCCTCCCTGATTCCGCGCCATTCCCCTGCCATGCTCGACGACGAGGAACCCTCCTCCGCTGTTTGA
- the mptB gene encoding polyprenol phosphomannose-dependent alpha 1,6 mannosyltransferase MptB produces the protein MTSTHVAPPEVKSKVLAKLPFSIGTATSAVWQGFAGSLLLFLGSLGVGWLASSSVLIRTPLIIFARTTPAAVIVTTLMLCVGAALMLRAWLRLRQHLRDWDDASGPVLKKALMLWVAPMMFALPLFSRDSYAYIGQGRLMQQGLNPYTNGISALNNYFLLGPDTLWTEAPTPYGPLWLWLEHLAVLLPAGSPEIALIPFRLASLAGVILLAIYVPKLAARHGFNPHRVTWLVVLNPILLINFIASVHNDSLMLGLVVAGIYHASAKRPIVGILFVTASIAIKPITLIALPFVALLWAGSQAGWVRKFGMWAATLGISTAVMAAMGAVNGLGFGWLAALQTPGTVWIWYAPVGLFSNTVGFVVGLFGSAGAAVTDVIQSMGQVVSILAVMALAFLKISLPPARGSQQSGGPGALGDDQRYSQLVLRRMAWAFAAVVVLSPMIQPWYMLWLLAFFAVTGIEEGWQLRTVLYLTAFFTAIALTDQLSIFPWIPVVLIRSVAITATLICILYVMFWDRKTRGSFLPKHDSLAHSR, from the coding sequence TTGACCAGCACGCATGTTGCCCCGCCGGAGGTGAAGTCCAAGGTGTTAGCCAAGCTGCCGTTCAGCATCGGCACCGCGACGTCGGCCGTTTGGCAAGGATTTGCCGGATCCCTCCTGTTGTTTCTGGGATCCCTGGGTGTCGGCTGGCTGGCCAGCAGCTCAGTGTTGATCCGGACACCGCTGATCATTTTTGCCCGGACCACACCTGCGGCCGTGATTGTCACCACCCTCATGCTGTGTGTGGGCGCGGCACTCATGCTGCGCGCCTGGTTGCGGCTGCGCCAACACCTGCGGGATTGGGACGACGCCTCGGGGCCCGTGCTGAAAAAGGCGCTGATGTTGTGGGTGGCGCCCATGATGTTCGCCCTGCCGCTCTTCAGCCGCGATTCCTATGCCTACATTGGCCAGGGCCGGCTCATGCAGCAGGGCCTGAACCCGTACACGAACGGCATCTCGGCGCTGAACAACTACTTCCTGCTGGGCCCCGACACGCTGTGGACTGAGGCCCCCACGCCGTATGGGCCGCTCTGGCTGTGGCTGGAACACCTTGCGGTGCTGCTGCCTGCTGGCAGCCCGGAAATCGCCTTGATCCCGTTCCGCCTGGCGAGCCTGGCCGGCGTTATTTTGCTGGCCATCTATGTGCCCAAACTGGCCGCCCGGCACGGCTTCAACCCGCACCGCGTGACCTGGCTGGTGGTGCTGAACCCGATACTCCTGATCAACTTCATCGCCAGCGTCCACAACGACTCACTCATGCTGGGCCTGGTCGTTGCCGGCATCTACCACGCCTCCGCCAAGCGGCCCATTGTTGGCATCTTGTTTGTCACCGCCTCCATTGCGATCAAGCCCATCACCTTGATCGCACTGCCCTTCGTAGCCCTGTTGTGGGCCGGGTCGCAGGCCGGCTGGGTCCGCAAGTTCGGCATGTGGGCCGCCACCTTGGGAATTTCGACGGCGGTCATGGCCGCCATGGGTGCCGTCAACGGCCTCGGCTTTGGCTGGCTGGCCGCCTTGCAAACACCAGGCACCGTCTGGATTTGGTATGCCCCGGTGGGACTGTTCTCCAACACGGTTGGCTTTGTTGTGGGGCTGTTCGGCAGTGCCGGGGCAGCCGTCACGGATGTCATCCAATCCATGGGCCAGGTTGTTTCAATTCTGGCCGTCATGGCCCTGGCGTTCCTGAAGATCAGCCTGCCGCCGGCCCGTGGTTCCCAGCAGTCCGGGGGCCCCGGTGCCCTCGGCGACGATCAGCGCTACAGCCAGCTGGTGCTGCGCCGCATGGCCTGGGCGTTTGCTGCCGTCGTGGTGCTCTCGCCCATGATCCAGCCCTGGTACATGTTGTGGCTGCTGGCATTCTTTGCCGTGACCGGCATTGAGGAAGGCTGGCAACTGCGCACTGTCCTGTACCTGACGGCGTTCTTCACCGCGATCGCCCTGACCGACCAGCTCAGCATTTTCCCGTGGATTCCGGTGGTGCTGATCCGCTCGGTGGCGATCACGGCCACCCTCATCTGCATCCTGTACGTGATGTTTTGGGACAGGAAAACCCGGGGCTCATTCCTGCCCAAGCATGACTCCCTGGCACACTCCCGCTGA